The stretch of DNA AATGATGACTAATTAATGAAAACAAAGCGAGTTAAACACTAAAAGAATGAGCTAAGTATTACCATTGATCAAAggcaatgtgtgtgtgtgtgtgagagagagagagagagaaaataaatcTTGTTGTGATGTCATGCCTTGGAGGATTGATAGTTCCTGAGCTCTTCTTGCTCAGTGTATTGATCCATGATATCAGCAAATACAGAATTCTTAGCATAATCACCAGAAATACTTGTTATAGTATCTATCACATCTCAGAATCAGTCCTATACAACAACATTATATTTGTCCACTTACACCATTCAAGATTCATTCACTCATTTAAGAATCATAGATTACAAAATTACAGGCACTGTTTTCAAAACCAaaaaatgtaaaagaaaaaagaaaaaaattccaaAAATGTTTTGTATTTATAATTTTCATAAAGTGGATGCTGATGAAGCCCTAAACTTATTAGTTGTAGCTACTTCCCTTCCCTTTGCATGAGAGCTAATCCTCAGTGCTCATCAAGATTGTGCTTCTTGTTAAGGTACTGAGTTAAGATCTGGATGTGGAGATCTAGAAACTGttatttaatttactttgaactttcttgatggaTTTTACATTGTAGATCTTCCCAATGCTACTTCTTGTAGCTATTTTCCTGTCCATTTGTATCCGAAAGTTTTGTCTAGTTTCTAAATCAGGGAAGAAAGAAACCTAAGAGATCCATTTAGCTAATCAAAATGTAACTTGCAATTGAATCAACTTGGATCAGACATGATGTGTCTTAATTATGTAGACCAAAACATATCAAGTAAGAAATGACCACCAATTCATTATACATTCAATTAAAACTCATGAGACTATCAGTTGTTCCACTTGAATGTGACAACTTCTTTGGAGACTTCAATCAATATCTATATATAAAGATAGCTGCATTATTATATCAGGATCTAATTTTGACCTTCAAAACATCATTTCAGCAAATATATTGTCACACCACTACTTTCACAGAAATGTTTTGCATCTAACTAATACTTTGGATATACAGCTGACAGCATTCTGAGACCAAAATCATGAGCAATTTCACATGTGGAATCCCTACATTTTAATGATGCATATACACAGCATGGTTCAATATAGGGTGAATACATGCATGAATTTTTGCAGAGAACATCTATCATCAAATGAAACGAAGCACAAAGTTACAATCACTTGTAGTTAGATTTCGGTCTCCATTTTACTGAAGCGATTGCAAAGATAACAGCGAAACAAAACTTAAATTGGTGATGACAATGGTGGCAGCAAcaatgatgataaaatcaattaagaaAAGAAACAGAAGCAAATGGATTACGATAACCTTCATCGTGTTCGGATATCGTTTACGATGTAGGGTTTGACCATCATGCAAGACATGTAGGACCTCAAATTCAGTGGTTCATCATGAACAAATTGTCCTTTGGTTATCATCCTATTCTTTAATGAAAATGCTGCACAGTGGACACCAACATAGCATTATTTTCTTGGCTATGCATGACAGAACCCTTATTAACCACATAAGAAATTAGCAAGCAATCTATGCTATCAACATTTTCAATCTTTCCATGATCAATGAGCACATGGTGATAATGTTAGCACACATGGCCTCTATCTCACAATGGATGTTCCAAGTTGAATCTtgtcataatcctatattagagtCACTTGTAGTAGCATAAGAGTTTATAATAAATAGTACATGGATGTTGTAAGTTTATCATGCCATGAGCAACCTCCGAATAAACATGAGAACAAATGTGGCTCAAAAAGGAAGAAGCATTGCAAGTTTGGGAAACTACCACCGGTAGGGAAGACAAGAAAGCTGTGTCTAAGATCActaaagcaagcaagcaagcaagcaagccatTGTTTAACTAACTACAACCATAGTAATTGGAAAGACTCATATCATTCATCCTTCCAGAAACAAAACACAGGTGAGTTCCCAAAATGCCAGTCTCCACACGCTTAGATTGTGTCATCAGCATGAAATAGTTTGCTTGAATGAATAGTGTAACTTTTGTCTGGCCTACTTGTTACTATTTCACGTGAGGATGCCATTGTGCAAGCACCTGTCAGTCTTGTATTCTCTCCTAAGAGTTTGCCATGGAAATCGATTAGCTTGTGAGTATATCAATTAAATCTCACGAAAAAGCACATTATTATTCTTTGGGGTAAGTCATCTATTCCACCCcaaaaaacaaaggaaaaggCCACCGGTGATATAGCAAAGCAACAAATCGAGAAGGAGGCCAAGATAACTGATCATGCAGAAGACAAACAATCCTTGTGTACTGTAACATGATGATCTGAAAAGGTCACAATCGACTCCATTTTTGatatcaacaaaaaagaaaaagaaaacagagaGAGTGTGTATGTGTGGAAATGACACAGCAAGTAAATCATTAACTTTTTCTGCAGCCAGAATCTAAGTTTCACCTCAAAGCTCTCAGCTCCAACCCACAGAGGGGAGGgggggcagcagcagcagcacctcaCGTCCTTTTCCTTGTTACTTACTGTTAATAGATAACCCTTGGCGCAGGCCAAGAGATCAGAGATCTCGAGTACAGTACCGGAGCAATGAGGTGCCGAGTCCAAGTACAGTAGTCACTGTCTTGCCATGGTGTCACTGGCCAGACTAATAATCACACTGGGAGGAGGTAGAAATTAAGCATATGGAAACACTGCTACTTTCCCATTGCCTTCCTCCGAAGCTCCTCCCACTTGCAATCACAAAACTGAGAGAGCGAGAGCAGTGAAGGCAAAGCAATATCGCatgaagtagtaatataaagagtAGCGATTTGTTCCAAGGTTCAATCGAAAACAGGGAAAAGAAAAAGGGAGTGACATAAACAGAATGATACTAATAAGCTCGATGAAGAGAAAACAAAAGGCTCACACATCGGTAGCTAATAGTCATATAGAGAGAGTtgaagagaagagaggaaggcTTCAAGGCATATCTGCTAAGCCTCCTCGTTGATGCCAGTGGGATGGAGTCGGTGGCGGAGCTTAGGCTGCGGCGGGTGGCGGTGGAGGGTGCTGCTGATCCTGCTGTGGCTTCTTGCGCTTCTTCTTCTCGTAGCTGACGCCGCGGGCCTTCGACTGGATCTCGCGGACTTCACGGAGGTAGAGGCGGACGGCGCGAGCGCCGAAGGGGTTGGACTCGGGTTTACCCCCGTTCTCTTCGTAGGCGGCACGAAGGCGGCCGATGAGGGCGTCGAGGCTGCCCCAGGCTTGGCGAAGAGGGCACGGACAGGGAGCCGGAGGGTTGGGGTGGCCGAAGAAGGGGCACATCTGAGTGTGCACCTTGGTCTTGCCGAACTGATCGAGGTAGCGGAGGAACTCCAGCACATGGGCGCCGCTGCACCGCGCGAGCGAGAGAGGGGGTCGGTGGTTTTTGAGGTACTGCCCGAAGGTGTTCCAGTCGCGGCGCTTCTGTGACTCGTACCGACTCAAcgacggggaggaggaggaggtggtggtggaggaggaggaggaggaggaggagggtgctGCGCCAGGGGTGGCGGATGAGAAAGATGCGAAGCAGTGGGGGCTGTTACTGGGGCCGCcaacaccgccgccgccgccgccgctgtgaTCGGAGTGGGGGCTGTCTGGGTTGGGTATCAA from Musa acuminata AAA Group cultivar baxijiao chromosome BXJ2-11, Cavendish_Baxijiao_AAA, whole genome shotgun sequence encodes:
- the LOC135627355 gene encoding protein G1-like4, whose product is MDLIPNPDSPHSDHSGGGGGGVGGPSNSPHCFASFSSATPGAAPSSSSSSSSTTTSSSSPSLSRYESQKRRDWNTFGQYLKNHRPPLSLARCSGAHVLEFLRYLDQFGKTKVHTQMCPFFGHPNPPAPCPCPLRQAWGSLDALIGRLRAAYEENGGKPESNPFGARAVRLYLREVREIQSKARGVSYEKKKRKKPQQDQQHPPPPPAAA